The following coding sequences are from one Bufo bufo chromosome 2, aBufBuf1.1, whole genome shotgun sequence window:
- the LOC120992540 gene encoding gamma-crystallin N-like — protein sequence MSQIVLYTGEMFTGSYDTYATDVQNYQDVTSLPHVKSLKVSSGTWIVYSGADFSGNFAVYKAGNYGSDLKIQTIGSFRKFSGQLENHVITVFEQTNYQGSHQVFKEPEYNNVKMAVLSHKVVNGVWILYDSARLNGKSIVSIKGDDVPDESVTALEGSVKSLKAYLTYEVEKP from the coding sequence ATGAGCCAGATCGTCCTGTACACTGGAGAGATGTTTACTGGGTCTTATGATACCTATGCAACTGACGTACAAAATTATCAGGATGTCACCAGCCTGCCTCACGTGAAATCCCTTAAAGTTAGCAGTGGAACCTGGATTGTGTACTCTGGGGCCGACTTCAGTGGAAACTTTGCTGTCTACAAGGCAGGGAACTATGGATCTGATCTAAAGATCCAAACAATTGGATCTTTCCGGAAGTTTTCTGGACAATTGGAAAATCATGTGATCACTGTGTTTGAGCAAACCAACTATCAAGGATCACATCAAGTATTTAAAGAGCCTGAATACAACAATGTGAAAATGGCCGTCCTGTCTCACAAAGTGGTCAATGGAGTTTGGATCCTGTATGATAGCGCAAGACTCAACGGGAAAAGCATTGTCAGCATCAAAGGAGATGATGTGCCTGATGAATCAGTCACAGCATTGGAAGGTTCGGTGAAATCCCTGAAGGCCTACCTGACTTACGAGGTTGAAAAACCATAA